From Candidatus Saganbacteria bacterium, a single genomic window includes:
- a CDS encoding AAA family ATPase yields MELIGLTGLNASGKGTIADFLKEKGFVYYSLSDIVREEATALGMDHSRESLIFAGNKLRKDFGPSVLAKKIAEKLRQANTSKAVIDSIRNLAEIAELRKLPGFVLIAADAPPEVRFERARSRGRIGFERTLEDFIAVEQKENTSDPDRQQLAACLKAADITVSNEGTVEELKIKLGKLLMTNYGIIL; encoded by the coding sequence ATGGAACTGATCGGTTTGACGGGACTTAATGCCTCCGGAAAAGGCACGATCGCGGACTTTTTGAAGGAAAAGGGTTTCGTTTATTATTCACTTTCGGATATAGTGCGTGAAGAAGCTACGGCCCTCGGCATGGATCATTCCAGGGAAAGTCTGATTTTTGCGGGCAATAAACTGAGAAAAGACTTCGGGCCTTCCGTACTTGCAAAAAAGATCGCGGAAAAGCTCCGGCAGGCAAATACTTCAAAGGCCGTGATCGACAGTATCAGGAACCTTGCCGAGATCGCGGAACTAAGAAAACTGCCGGGTTTTGTCCTTATCGCCGCTGACGCGCCGCCGGAAGTCCGTTTTGAACGGGCAAGATCGCGAGGCCGCATTGGGTTTGAGAGGACGCTCGAGGATTTTATCGCCGTGGAACAAAAGGAAAATACATCGGATCCTGACAGGCAGCAGCTTGCGGCCTGCCTGAAAGCCGCGGATATCACTGTCAGTAATGAGGGGACCGTAGAGGAATTGAAGATTAAGTTGGGAAAATTACTAATGACTAATTATGGAATAATATTATAA
- the rpmG gene encoding 50S ribosomal protein L33, with protein sequence MREIITLSCTACKRKNYCSTRNKKPGSEKLSIKKYCNACRKRTLHKEEK encoded by the coding sequence ATGAGAGAAATTATTACGCTTTCTTGCACGGCATGTAAAAGAAAAAATTACTGCTCTACGAGGAACAAAAAGCCCGGATCCGAGAAGCTTTCGATAAAAAAGTATTGCAACGCGTGCAGGAAAAGAACTCTGCATAAAGAAGAAAAGTAA